The Raphanus sativus cultivar WK10039 unplaced genomic scaffold, ASM80110v3 Scaffold3818, whole genome shotgun sequence nucleotide sequence CTCTTCACATCCTTCTCCTCCATCAGACACTCTATATTCAGCGGAGCCTCAGCATTTGCGCTCAAGACCTTCTTCACTTTCTCACACGCCGCCCTTAACCTAACGCACGCCTTGGTATTTGTATATACATCGATGCTGTATTTCTCCTTGAACTCAACAGCAAAGTAGTTAAATAAAACCTCATCAAAATCTCTCCCGCCCAAGTTTCTATCAGAACCATGAGAAAGCACTCTCATGCTGCCAGACCCAAACGACGCCACACACACCTGCGTATCGCAGTGACCGATGTCGACAAACACAATGCAAGTAGGGCTCGAGTTAGCCGCCAAGTCCGTCTTATATATACCATATCCAAGCGCGGTAGCAGTACAATCATGCATCAACCTCAACGGCCTCAGGCCAGCAATGGCCGCAGCATCCAAATAAGCAAGCCTCTGCGAGTTAGTAAAATAGGAAGGAATCCCAATGACACAGTCCGAAACAGGCGTCTTGAGACTCTTCTCCGCCACCTGCTTCAAATGCGAAAGCAACATGCCTAATATCTGCACGGGACTGAAGCTCTGCACCTCGCCCATGTACCGAAGCCGAATCTGAATCCCACCATCAGCAGCAGAGTCTTCGGAAGTCTCGAAAGGGAACATCCTCAGATCCTTCTGGACATCAGGCTCCCTGAACTTCCTACCGATCAGCCTCTTCAGCTGAGAGATGGTGGATTTGGGATGCATAGTAGCAGATGCGGCAGCAGCAGCGCCCATGAACCTCTGTTTCTCACCGAAGGAAACCATACCTGGATTCTCTCGGTTGGATTCATCGTTCAACAAAACATCGATCCCGCGTTGCTTCGCAACGGCGATGACACAGTTCTCGTTCCCAACGTCGAATCCCACCACACTCATCTTCAACAATCCTCAAGATCTACCTCAATAAATTCTCAGCGAAAACAAAATTCTACTCCATGATCTTCCTTCCTGTTCAATCAAACACGAAGAGAATCTAAGTATTTGAAAAGCAATTGGATCAACTTCACATGGATGCGGGAGATTTCACCACTAATATGGCGAAAGGATCGTTGAAACTAAGAGATGATTTAGAGATTTGTTCTCTACGGTCCTAGATTTTTAAAGTAATTTCAATAGAGAGATCTTAGATACGCATTGTGAGATTCATCTACGCGGAGGAGCAATCGAAACGAGTGAGATGAGGAAGACCTTACGATGTTGCAAACTTCGAAGATTTGATGAAGGAACCTCCGATGACTTCAGACGAGGACAACGTGAGCGAAGACGATGACGATgcggaagaaaaagaaaagagagactTAAGGGGAAAGGGAGAAGGAAACTAAATTGTATTTGCAGTTGAGTCCTTATAAATTCtttcaaattaatttaataaccCAAAGATATTTAGATAACAATACAACcgataattatatgttttttttttgataattggttcaataattatatgttttactAGAGTTTAGTTCTGATGATTCTATATACACCATTCTAAATTAAAAAGTCACATctgatcattttatttatacattgaAATATTCATTTAAAGAATTTATACAATGTTTTtctcaaataaaacaaaatttgtgAGAAGTATTAATTAATGAACCCTTGGTTAAACTACTAACCCAAAAGAGTTTTCACTGTTACATAAGATGGTTCAGTTTTGTACTTGTATGGGATACtaatttgaaaaagaaactTTGAAATATATCGTGAACCAACTTTGTTATTACAACTTCAAGATTTATTTCCCCTTTTATATGAATGAAACAAAACTCATGATTTCTTCATATTACATTTCTTGATCAGTTTCTGTAATGGAGATATCAACAGAAATTAatctaagaaagaaaaaaaaaagtgaaatacAGAGAAgacaaatcaaaaatcaaactTCAAGAGCGAAAATAGGCCTTGGTAGTCCATTGGTTGCACCACCGTGGAACATCTTCTTCAAGGCTCTCATGCTGCTTTGAGAATGCTTTTGAATTCCGCCAAATCTAACGGCGGATTCTATGTTCCGACGTAGCTTAGTCAAACTCTTACCGATCTTGGCCTTCAACCTTAACAGCTTCATCCTTAGAAAGGACGACGGATGAGAAGAACGACGAGACACCACGTCGACCTTTTGAAGCGTTTTGTAAATCAAGAACTTGGCTCGTCGGTGAGACACCTCTTCTGGGTCTTCCTTGTCCAGCTTTGAGTAAAGACATGGCTGTTTGAAGAGGGTCATTTTCAACGATGATATTTTGTGGAAGAGAGGAGTTGAAATGAGAAAGTATTTGTAGTCATTGCATGATCGAGGCAGTGCTGGTGCACTAACTTGTTTACCTGGCTTTTTTttgtgataattttttttttttgataaatgtttACCTGTTTTTTGTTGGTGTGAAGTTGTACCTccttgataaaataaaaatagtaatactatttatttattttataagtcaAACCATTAGGACAATAAGATATGGTAATATATTGAGGATGTTATGAGTATCCAGCTAACAATGCATAGTTAATGAATATATATGATCGTTCTTATTTGTTTTACAATAACACCTTAGTCTATAAACATTTCAGTTTAGAAGCTTGCCGTCCGAATACTTTAATTTCGTTTATTTTTGCTTTGAAAGTAAGGCAATAAGCTCCTTTGTAAAAAAAAGGAGTAAGGCAATAAGCTTACAAAGTCTACAAACTTAAATaatcagattcttcttcttgtgtcCCTTGGTTTGAAGAACGGGTCTAAGGAgatttttatatcaattttcaAAGCTAAAAGCTGTTAGTGTTAGGGCTGGGTATTGTGAGGCCATATACGACTCCGGAGATTCATTTCTTATGCAGATGTTTTAAATTCGGAGACACATGCCACGCTGCCTCTACACACACCTCTAAAGACAAATTGTGTCTTGTACATAAAAAATCTCCAACTGTTCTAATGCTGGAGATTAGTtgtgtttaatatatattctgtgagatatatttatactataaaCCAGGCTATTTTTTCTTATCTAACTCTGTGGAGAGCCTCATTGTACGTAAATCTTCACCAACTCGAATTGAATTATTCAtgtagagaaagaaagaaagaaaaagacttATGAGTTATGCTGCCATTTATGTTGTCTAATCTCAAATCAAAACAAAGGAGACAGAAGGGAACACAGAAGCATCGTAAAACATTATCAAGAGGTCACAAGCTCTTCACACCCCTTTAGTTATCGGTCTTGAGCAAAAGAAACTATCCTAAACAGAGACAAATATGAAAACAGATAGATAAACTGTGTTTGTGAACACATTCATGACTAAGTATGCTAACAACAAACAGTGAAGCTAAGAATACTCTCGCCAGCTAGTTGCTGATGCTCTGGTTACTGCTGATCTTGTTGTGGCATCGAATATCCATAATGCTCTTGACCTTGTCCATAACCGCTGTAATAATACTGACTTGAATATGCTGCGCCTAGAGAACggatatataaagaaaacagaAGGGAACAAAagattattatcaaatcttctAAATTTTCATTGGAAGTGGTTTCTTTTTATCATCTAGTATCATATGCAAAGGGGAATCAGTCACTTGTTTTGATGAAGGCCTTCTCCCCCACGAAAGCCTGAGGGTTGTTCCACCTAGTTACATACCATACCATTCATCATTCTAATATCTTCCTCTGCGCAACTTCTGAAAAAGAAggataaatacaaaatacatgATTGAACTGTGACATTGGTATTCAAAGTTGAGAGAGTTTCCAACAGCTGCAAAGCACTTCTCAGTTAACGAACCCACAACGCTTCCCAGCGAGTTTTTTTCTACATGCACAATCTTTTCATATTGGCCAAAAGACATTCTTCAGCTAATCATCCGTGATAGTAGGATCTAATCCATTAACAAAAACCTGGCCATAACTTGAAAATGTGTCAGAAACTACTTTGGAAAATGACTCAGTGGGACATATATGATTGAAGACTATAACTCATTATCAGATGGAACCCCTAGAGGAGCGCTCTGGTATGATTCtatattaacataaataaaCAAAGGTATAATGATAGGTATAATTATCTGTAAATTCCACATGCAAAATGAAAAGAGTAGGAGGAGGGACACTGTCAACAAAATGAGAGCAAATGCAACCACACATAGATACAATGGTGATCGTTTTATATCTCCTTGTGTACAAAATAGTCACCGGATCCGTGGCGCAATGGTAGCGCGTCTGACTCCAGATCAGAAGGTTGCGTGTTCGATTCACGTCGGGTTCAAAACCCCGGTTTAAACATTGATccaaaaattttattatttttctacaCTCGTTATCCTTCCATCAAGACCGTCACTACTGGTGACAATAGATAAAACA carries:
- the LOC130506949 gene encoding uncharacterized protein LOC130506949, giving the protein MTLFKQPCLYSKLDKEDPEEVSHRRAKFLIYKTLQKVDVVSRRSSHPSSFLRMKLLRLKAKIGKSLTKLRRNIESAVRFGGIQKHSQSSMRALKKMFHGGATNGLPRPIFALEV